In Paenibacillus guangzhouensis, a single window of DNA contains:
- a CDS encoding arsenate reductase family protein, which translates to MSKLKVYHYAKCGTCRSATKSLQAKGHELELQDIFEVAPTEAELKTLIEHSGLELKKFWNTSGEVYREMQLKDKLPKLSADEQIKLLASNGRLIKRPIVTDGQQVTVGYKEEQYETSWG; encoded by the coding sequence ATGTCCAAGTTAAAAGTCTATCATTATGCAAAATGCGGTACTTGCCGCAGCGCGACCAAGTCGCTGCAAGCCAAGGGCCATGAACTGGAGCTTCAAGATATTTTCGAGGTCGCACCGACAGAAGCAGAATTGAAGACATTAATCGAACATAGCGGCCTAGAGCTGAAGAAATTCTGGAATACGTCGGGAGAAGTCTACCGTGAAATGCAATTAAAAGATAAGCTGCCGAAGCTGAGCGCAGATGAACAGATCAAACTGCTTGCCTCGAATGGCCGATTGATCAAACGTCCGATAGTTACCGATGGGCAGCAAGTAACGGTGGGGTACAAAGAAGAACAGTATGAGACAAGCTGGGGCTGA
- a CDS encoding aspartyl-phosphate phosphatase Spo0E family protein, producing MYSVEYDLRDKARDSYSSAITLEDEIQFLRLKMEEIVLLEKSFTSDIVIQISSLLDVKINEYMRIRPRKS from the coding sequence TTGTATTCTGTAGAATATGATTTGCGCGACAAAGCGAGAGATTCATACTCGTCTGCGATTACTCTGGAGGACGAAATTCAATTTTTACGTCTCAAGATGGAAGAAATCGTATTGTTAGAGAAATCATTTACTTCTGATATCGTTATTCAAATTAGTAGTCTGCTAGATGTGAAGATTAACGAGTATATGCGAATTCGACCGCGAAAATCATAA
- a CDS encoding aminotransferase class I/II-fold pyridoxal phosphate-dependent enzyme — MIIKEEEQNKSMSSYLAPAVRAIPPSGIRKFFDLAVGNKDIITLGVGEPDFSTPWHVREACVYSLERGKTKYTSNAGIPELREAIGQYLNHEFHVEYDPGNEILVTVGGSEAIDLALRALIAPGDEILIPEPCYITYSPITAIGGGVPVGIETFAKDQFKLTAESLRAAITPRSKVLILCYPSNPTGGIMTREDWLPIAKIVEENDLIVISDEIYAELTYDQKHVSFASLPGMKDRTILVSGFSKAFAMTGWRMGYACGHPEIIAAMLKIHQYTVMCAPTMGQVAALEALTNGMEEKDRMVESYNQRRRLVVKSFREIGLECHEPQGAFYAFPSIQSTGLSSQEFATRLLMEAKVAAVPGDVFGLGGEGFLRCSYATSVSQLNEAFDRIGNFLLKLRNS, encoded by the coding sequence ATGATCATAAAAGAGGAAGAACAAAATAAATCGATGTCATCGTATTTAGCTCCTGCTGTACGTGCGATTCCGCCATCGGGGATTCGGAAGTTTTTTGACTTGGCAGTAGGGAATAAGGATATTATCACATTAGGGGTAGGCGAGCCGGATTTCAGCACCCCATGGCATGTACGCGAAGCATGCGTATACTCCTTGGAGCGCGGCAAGACCAAATATACTTCTAATGCGGGAATTCCGGAGCTGCGTGAGGCGATTGGCCAATATTTGAATCATGAATTCCATGTTGAATATGACCCGGGAAATGAAATTCTCGTCACCGTCGGCGGAAGTGAAGCGATTGACTTGGCACTTCGTGCATTAATTGCGCCTGGAGATGAGATTCTCATTCCAGAGCCTTGCTATATTACGTATTCGCCGATTACTGCGATTGGTGGCGGCGTTCCTGTCGGAATTGAGACGTTCGCGAAGGATCAGTTCAAGTTAACTGCGGAATCACTTCGAGCTGCGATTACACCACGTTCCAAGGTGCTCATCCTGTGCTATCCGAGCAATCCAACGGGTGGAATCATGACGCGTGAGGATTGGTTGCCGATTGCGAAGATTGTAGAAGAGAACGATCTTATCGTGATCTCGGATGAAATCTATGCGGAATTGACTTATGACCAGAAGCATGTGAGCTTCGCATCACTGCCTGGGATGAAGGATCGTACGATTCTCGTAAGCGGGTTCTCTAAGGCGTTCGCGATGACAGGCTGGCGGATGGGATATGCGTGCGGTCATCCTGAGATTATTGCTGCGATGCTGAAAATCCATCAATATACGGTTATGTGTGCTCCAACCATGGGGCAAGTGGCTGCCCTGGAAGCCTTGACGAACGGGATGGAAGAGAAGGATCGCATGGTCGAATCCTATAACCAACGGAGAAGACTTGTGGTGAAGAGCTTCCGTGAGATCGGACTGGAATGTCATGAGCCGCAAGGCGCATTCTATGCGTTCCCGTCGATTCAATCGACAGGACTTTCATCGCAGGAATTTGCGACAAGATTGCTGATGGAAGCGAAAGTTGCCGCTGTTCCGGGGGATGTGTTCGGCCTTGGCGGTGAAGGATTCTTACGCTGCTCTTATGCGACATCCGTTTCCCAATTAAACGAAGCCTTTGACAGAATTGGTAACTTTCTCTTGAAACTGAGAAATTCATGA
- the cysK gene encoding cysteine synthase A: MPRVVQHITDLIGDTPVVQLMRMVTDQHADVFVKLEMFNPSGSVKDRAAYQMIVDAEQVGVLQPGATIIEPTSGNTGIGLAMTAAAKGYRAILVMPDNMTAERINLLRAYGAEIVLTPAAERMPGALRKAKELAREIENSFIPNQFENGSNPGAHRHTTALEIIKQMEGRLDAFVASAGTGGTITGTGETLREQWPELHIAVVEPKGSPVLSGGSPGPHKLVGTSPGFIPSILNTSVYDEIVQVADEDALETTRRLARQEGILVGPSSGATVWAALALAAKLGPGKRVLAVAPDTGERYLSMDLF, encoded by the coding sequence ATGCCACGTGTCGTGCAGCATATTACGGATTTGATCGGAGATACGCCGGTTGTTCAACTCATGCGAATGGTGACAGATCAGCACGCGGACGTATTCGTGAAGCTGGAGATGTTCAATCCGAGCGGAAGCGTAAAGGATCGGGCGGCGTATCAAATGATTGTCGATGCCGAACAAGTGGGTGTCCTGCAGCCAGGTGCGACCATTATCGAACCGACGAGCGGAAATACCGGTATTGGATTAGCCATGACAGCAGCGGCCAAAGGGTATCGCGCGATTCTCGTCATGCCTGACAACATGACGGCAGAGCGCATTAATCTGCTGCGAGCCTACGGTGCGGAAATCGTGCTTACGCCTGCCGCTGAGCGAATGCCTGGCGCACTGCGCAAAGCGAAGGAGCTTGCTCGCGAGATCGAGAACAGTTTTATTCCGAATCAGTTCGAGAATGGTTCGAATCCGGGGGCGCACCGTCACACGACAGCGCTCGAGATTATAAAACAGATGGAAGGTCGGTTGGATGCATTCGTCGCATCCGCTGGAACGGGCGGCACCATTACCGGTACTGGGGAGACGCTGCGAGAGCAATGGCCTGAACTGCACATTGCCGTCGTTGAACCGAAGGGATCTCCGGTCTTATCCGGCGGATCTCCAGGCCCGCATAAGCTGGTCGGTACAAGCCCGGGATTTATCCCATCGATTCTGAACACATCTGTGTATGATGAGATCGTTCAAGTTGCAGATGAGGATGCGCTTGAGACAACGAGACGGCTTGCTCGTCAAGAAGGCATACTCGTTGGTCCTTCATCGGGAGCGACCGTATGGGCCGCGCTTGCGCTCGCTGCAAAGCTGGGTCCAGGCAAACGCGTGCTTGCGGTGGCGCCGGATACGGGAGAACGTTATTTGAGTATGGATTTGTTCTAA
- a CDS encoding bifunctional adenosylcobinamide kinase/adenosylcobinamide-phosphate guanylyltransferase, which yields MITGGAGSGKTSFALQLATTFGNTGMWLVSRWPDKDKEQVASSSFAWKIIETDPLLPEIIDTINVQSNPYTARNRVLVIDSIAVWLYGEVKAASSLHLDTKAMKAHVEQRVEELVQSILAYQGAILVITNEMNSGWDEMTPHLRLFHNWLPAINARLAARSKQLYLLTSGIAVELLSKQVKFGRDLG from the coding sequence ATGATCACAGGCGGCGCAGGCAGCGGGAAGACGAGCTTTGCTCTGCAGCTGGCTACGACGTTCGGCAATACGGGTATGTGGCTTGTCTCGCGATGGCCGGATAAAGACAAGGAACAAGTGGCTTCTTCCTCCTTTGCATGGAAAATTATTGAGACCGATCCGTTACTTCCAGAAATTATTGATACGATCAATGTGCAATCGAACCCTTATACGGCACGGAATCGCGTGCTCGTGATCGATAGTATTGCGGTATGGCTCTATGGTGAAGTGAAGGCAGCTTCGTCGCTGCATCTCGACACGAAGGCAATGAAGGCGCATGTCGAGCAGCGCGTCGAGGAGCTGGTTCAGTCCATTCTCGCGTACCAAGGCGCCATTCTCGTCATTACGAACGAGATGAACAGCGGCTGGGATGAGATGACACCGCACCTTCGTCTATTCCATAACTGGCTGCCGGCAATTAACGCGCGTTTAGCTGCAAGAAGCAAGCAATTGTACCTATTAACATCAGGGATTGCTGTGGAGTTATTAAGTAAACAAGTGAAATTCGGGAGGGATTTAGGATGA
- a CDS encoding sensor histidine kinase: MMNKRKSVNRRFIFIYIRQLLFVGMLLLAIILTVMYVAFDKLNQLEQERDFAKSGLPMLMNSLSEKDGKITFDPELLDQVREQGGWLQLMNDRDQVIAEFETPDDVPSEYHSGELTSYWTGARPFPYGLYVWIQERNGKLYTLIYGVQNLITEMKEDLLQSARFKNGEVQMTKELTAQISQLSAWVQVLNGKGTEVASYNKPPDGPSQYAVHDIILRTQYPERYASQLESVYDPATGYTWLLHLPLSHKDSNVPQDPYLAMIYIFVISLCILLVIIIILLALLALWYGHRFGTPILHMIDWLRHLAEGRFIEPVDRRGNTRSMNRSGRMKRRFKAYAEMIDSLNHLTASLQKNEQIRKQLETTREEWIAGVSHDLKTPLSSIMGYAHVLESNAYEWRQEEIQEFAGIIREKSIHMDEMIDDLNLTYRLNNHAVPMQRVEIEMNEFIGKMVQQMQQHPQHNHQPIQFVSADQPIYYPVDVKYFRRILENLLANAQSHNPPGTPIQVMVETDPEGIFRIQIQDQGLGMDEATAQRLFERYYRGTPTENQPQGTGLGMAIARQLVLEHDGHIKVQSQVGVGTAILLKFRQSACGGQGSGS; encoded by the coding sequence ATGATGAATAAACGGAAGAGTGTGAACCGGCGGTTTATTTTCATATACATCAGGCAGTTATTGTTCGTAGGCATGCTGCTGCTCGCAATAATTCTCACGGTGATGTATGTGGCCTTCGATAAGTTGAATCAGTTGGAGCAGGAACGTGATTTTGCCAAATCAGGCCTGCCCATGCTCATGAACTCTCTATCTGAGAAAGATGGGAAGATCACATTTGATCCTGAACTATTAGATCAGGTGCGGGAGCAGGGCGGTTGGCTACAGTTGATGAATGATCGTGATCAGGTCATTGCTGAATTCGAGACACCGGACGATGTGCCGAGCGAATATCATTCTGGTGAATTAACGAGCTATTGGACGGGGGCTCGCCCATTTCCTTACGGGTTATATGTATGGATTCAAGAGAGGAACGGGAAGCTCTATACGCTGATTTATGGCGTTCAGAATCTGATTACCGAGATGAAGGAGGACTTGCTGCAATCTGCTCGATTTAAGAATGGCGAGGTTCAGATGACGAAGGAGCTAACCGCGCAAATCTCGCAACTATCGGCTTGGGTGCAGGTCCTTAATGGGAAGGGAACGGAAGTCGCCTCTTATAACAAACCGCCAGACGGACCCAGCCAATATGCTGTCCATGATATTATTTTACGAACGCAATATCCTGAACGATATGCTTCCCAGCTAGAATCCGTATACGATCCAGCGACAGGTTATACATGGTTATTGCATCTTCCGCTATCGCATAAAGATTCCAATGTGCCGCAGGATCCCTATCTGGCGATGATCTATATCTTCGTGATCAGTCTGTGTATCTTGCTCGTTATTATAATCATTCTGCTAGCGCTTCTGGCATTATGGTATGGACATCGATTCGGAACGCCAATTCTGCATATGATTGATTGGTTGCGGCACCTGGCAGAGGGACGGTTCATAGAGCCCGTGGATCGGAGAGGGAATACGAGGAGTATGAATCGTTCAGGACGGATGAAGCGAAGATTCAAGGCCTACGCCGAAATGATCGACTCATTGAACCATCTGACGGCGTCGCTGCAGAAGAACGAGCAGATCCGCAAGCAGTTGGAGACGACGCGCGAAGAATGGATTGCGGGGGTCTCGCATGATCTCAAGACGCCGTTATCATCAATTATGGGGTACGCGCATGTGCTTGAATCGAATGCGTATGAATGGCGACAAGAGGAGATCCAGGAGTTCGCGGGTATCATTCGGGAGAAGTCTATTCATATGGATGAGATGATTGACGATCTCAATCTTACGTATCGCCTGAACAATCATGCCGTACCGATGCAGCGCGTCGAGATCGAAATGAATGAATTTATCGGCAAAATGGTGCAGCAAATGCAGCAGCATCCACAGCACAACCATCAACCGATTCAATTCGTATCCGCCGATCAGCCTATCTACTATCCGGTTGATGTGAAATATTTTCGCCGAATTCTGGAGAATCTACTGGCCAATGCGCAGTCGCATAACCCGCCGGGTACGCCGATTCAAGTCATGGTAGAGACCGATCCAGAAGGAATATTCCGAATCCAAATTCAAGATCAGGGGCTCGGGATGGATGAGGCGACCGCTCAGCGGCTATTCGAACGTTACTATCGCGGGACACCGACGGAGAATCAACCCCAAGGGACTGGACTCGGCATGGCCATTGCGAGACAACTCGTTCTTGAGCATGATGGTCACATTAAGGTTCAGAGCCAGGTCGGAGTAGGGACGGCGATCTTGCTAAAATTCCGTCAGTCCGCATGTGGCGGACAAGGAAGCGGATCTTAG
- a CDS encoding response regulator transcription factor, giving the protein MNQAKILLVDDEASILKLLKTVLNKEGFLYVDTASTGEEAIAACERVTYDMILLDVMLPGQSGFDICPWIRQTTDAPILFLTARTTDLDKLTGFALGADDYVTKPFNPLEVIARVKAQLRRYAKNTDLAPERKTSFYDYGGFQLDAYAGELWVQGEQVDCPAQVFQLLLFFCQHPNGIFNKQQLYERVWGDLSINDDNTVMVHIHRIRERIEPNPAVPKYLITVRGLGYKLVRRNDE; this is encoded by the coding sequence ATGAATCAAGCCAAAATTTTGTTAGTTGATGATGAAGCATCCATCTTGAAGCTGCTAAAGACAGTATTAAATAAAGAAGGATTCCTCTATGTGGATACAGCCTCGACGGGGGAAGAGGCGATAGCGGCATGCGAGCGGGTGACTTATGATATGATCCTGCTGGATGTGATGCTGCCAGGACAGAGCGGATTTGATATCTGCCCTTGGATTAGGCAGACGACGGATGCGCCAATTCTATTCTTGACAGCACGAACGACGGATCTGGATAAATTAACGGGGTTTGCGCTTGGCGCAGATGATTATGTCACGAAGCCGTTCAATCCGCTGGAAGTCATTGCACGTGTAAAGGCGCAGCTAAGGCGTTATGCCAAGAATACGGACCTGGCACCTGAGCGGAAAACGAGCTTTTATGATTATGGTGGATTTCAACTAGATGCATATGCCGGCGAACTTTGGGTTCAAGGGGAACAGGTGGATTGCCCGGCGCAGGTCTTTCAACTGCTGTTATTTTTCTGTCAGCATCCGAACGGGATTTTCAACAAGCAGCAGCTGTATGAACGGGTATGGGGAGACCTGAGCATTAACGATGATAATACCGTGATGGTCCATATCCACCGGATTCGCGAGCGGATCGAGCCGAACCCGGCGGTGCCGAAATATTTGATTACGGTACGAGGACTAGGGTATAAGCTTGTACGGAGAAATGATGAATAA
- a CDS encoding spore coat protein, with product MYTQYQGQGQHHGGIMQDKDMLLTVLTDLKRTVSEYTTATTEASCPNVRQMFMELQNHSMRMQGELYNFMQQNQMYSKPAPALKQSIDKQILQAQQKHQQTDQFVQQQMSGMGQPMHYQSHMHGAQPPSSGKNPYYM from the coding sequence GTGTACACGCAGTATCAAGGACAAGGACAACATCATGGTGGCATTATGCAAGATAAAGATATGCTTCTAACGGTATTAACGGATTTAAAAAGAACAGTTTCGGAATATACGACGGCAACGACAGAAGCTTCTTGCCCAAATGTGCGCCAAATGTTCATGGAACTTCAGAATCACTCCATGCGGATGCAGGGGGAGCTCTACAATTTCATGCAGCAAAATCAGATGTATTCGAAGCCGGCTCCTGCACTAAAGCAATCCATCGATAAACAAATTCTACAAGCACAGCAAAAACATCAGCAGACGGATCAGTTCGTTCAGCAGCAAATGAGCGGCATGGGGCAGCCGATGCATTATCAATCGCATATGCATGGGGCTCAGCCACCGAGCAGCGGAAAGAACCCGTATTATATGTAA
- a CDS encoding Lrp/AsnC family transcriptional regulator, whose translation MNALKLQILDLLKEDARRDPELLATLLGVNEAEVKTAIAELEEDHVIVKYATVVNWSKVEDDKVTALIEVQITPERGRGFEGIAERIYLFPQVKSVYLMSGAYDLLVEVEGKNLKEVASFVSDKLSPIDSVLSTKTHFILKKYKQDGIIFEEHEDDHRLIISP comes from the coding sequence ATGAACGCGCTAAAATTACAAATTCTAGACTTGTTAAAAGAAGATGCTCGACGGGATCCAGAGCTGCTCGCCACGCTGCTCGGAGTGAATGAAGCAGAAGTCAAAACGGCCATTGCGGAGCTTGAAGAAGATCATGTAATCGTCAAGTATGCGACCGTTGTGAACTGGAGCAAAGTAGAAGACGACAAAGTCACGGCGCTCATCGAAGTTCAGATTACACCTGAACGGGGACGCGGATTTGAAGGGATTGCGGAGCGGATCTATTTGTTCCCGCAAGTGAAATCAGTCTATCTCATGTCAGGCGCATATGATTTGCTCGTTGAGGTAGAAGGAAAGAACCTGAAGGAAGTGGCCAGCTTCGTGTCGGATAAATTATCACCGATTGATTCGGTGCTATCGACGAAGACGCATTTTATTCTCAAAAAATATAAGCAAGATGGAATTATATTCGAAGAGCATGAAGACGATCACCGTCTCATTATCTCACCGTAA
- a CDS encoding RluA family pseudouridine synthase: MTTETKYYEPITYIVPATEEGMLLKTILSNRLMVSRKLMSRLKLTEQGITVNGERRYISVRVQAGDCVQIRMEQEQSDDILPQPIDFTILYEDEHLLVVHKEPGIIVHPTHGHYMNTLANGVVHYWQQQGWNYRFRPVHRLDQETSGVLAIAKNPYIHQHISEQMIAGQVDKQYLAFVHGMPEPQDGTIEGPIDRDPESPHIRIVTPTGYESTTHYKTLESYPEAAGAMVQLKLETGRTHQIRVHMQSIGCPLIGDKMYKFLHPIDERTLTKALALDDRMGRHALHAWKLGLTHPITKQWMEFTAELPDDLQQLQDAMKNEIT, translated from the coding sequence ATGACAACAGAGACGAAGTATTACGAACCGATCACGTACATTGTTCCTGCAACGGAGGAAGGGATGCTGTTAAAGACGATTCTATCGAATCGATTAATGGTATCCCGCAAATTAATGTCGCGATTGAAGTTAACAGAACAAGGAATTACGGTGAACGGTGAGCGGCGTTATATCAGCGTACGCGTACAGGCGGGGGATTGCGTTCAGATTCGGATGGAGCAGGAGCAGTCGGATGATATTTTGCCGCAGCCGATCGATTTCACCATCCTCTATGAGGATGAACATCTGCTGGTCGTGCATAAGGAACCAGGAATCATCGTCCATCCCACCCATGGCCATTATATGAATACACTGGCGAATGGCGTTGTCCATTACTGGCAGCAGCAGGGCTGGAATTATCGATTCCGGCCTGTTCATCGCTTGGATCAAGAGACTTCAGGTGTACTCGCGATTGCGAAGAACCCATATATTCATCAGCATATATCGGAGCAGATGATCGCAGGGCAAGTGGACAAGCAATATCTGGCTTTCGTGCACGGCATGCCGGAGCCGCAGGATGGGACGATTGAAGGTCCGATTGATCGCGACCCGGAATCGCCCCATATTCGTATTGTGACACCAACCGGATATGAATCAACAACGCATTACAAGACGCTGGAGTCGTATCCGGAAGCCGCGGGCGCGATGGTTCAGCTTAAGCTGGAGACAGGCCGCACGCATCAAATCCGTGTACACATGCAATCGATCGGCTGTCCATTGATCGGGGATAAAATGTACAAGTTCCTTCATCCAATAGACGAGAGAACGCTGACGAAGGCACTGGCGCTCGACGATCGAATGGGTCGGCATGCGCTGCATGCTTGGAAGCTTGGTCTGACGCATCCAATTACGAAGCAATGGATGGAATTTACCGCCGAACTACCAGACGATCTTCAGCAGCTGCAAGACGCGATGAAGAACGAAATAACATAG
- a CDS encoding M23 family metallopeptidase: MHMNTKSRLLQIVCAIAMVGALSACARNTTDISTNTPSVNQTTSSTEVNAVNTKTFQPEELPDLLLQGKLEMVHGQFDSQFQQKVSLKDMEQLSAFHEGVKSYSLQSTMKINGFSKYVWTEPSGAKGIQAIFNSDGRISGLLLLPLESFPETDAKKSVTTFALPFHGDWFTFWGGTNVLVNYHYEHPSQRYAYDFVQQKNGSSYEGDATKLSSYYAFGQPILASAPGKVIELKNQIPDNEPVGTMNEKEPSGNYVVIDHGNGEYSMYAHLKKGSVKVKVGDQVQTGDLLGLCGNSGNSSEPHLHFQVSNGVDLFQSESIRVQFRKSEDYIQGTTIKAP; this comes from the coding sequence ATGCATATGAACACAAAATCCAGGCTGCTTCAAATCGTCTGCGCCATCGCCATGGTTGGAGCCTTGTCAGCCTGTGCGCGGAACACGACCGACATATCAACGAATACGCCATCCGTAAACCAAACGACTTCTTCTACCGAGGTGAACGCTGTGAATACGAAGACATTTCAACCGGAAGAACTGCCGGATCTCCTACTTCAAGGGAAACTTGAGATGGTACATGGACAATTTGATTCACAATTTCAGCAGAAGGTCTCACTGAAAGACATGGAACAACTCTCCGCTTTTCATGAAGGCGTCAAGTCCTATTCCTTGCAATCAACGATGAAGATTAACGGGTTTAGCAAGTACGTCTGGACCGAACCGTCAGGCGCGAAGGGGATTCAAGCCATATTCAATTCGGATGGACGTATATCCGGACTGCTTCTACTCCCGTTAGAGTCTTTCCCGGAGACGGATGCGAAGAAATCGGTTACGACCTTTGCGCTTCCATTCCACGGAGACTGGTTCACCTTCTGGGGCGGAACGAATGTCCTTGTCAATTACCACTATGAACATCCAAGTCAGCGGTATGCCTATGATTTCGTGCAGCAAAAAAATGGCAGCTCCTATGAAGGCGATGCCACGAAATTATCCAGCTATTATGCTTTCGGTCAACCTATACTCGCTTCGGCTCCCGGCAAAGTAATTGAATTGAAGAATCAGATCCCCGATAATGAACCCGTAGGAACGATGAATGAAAAAGAACCTTCCGGAAACTATGTTGTCATCGACCATGGAAACGGCGAATACAGTATGTACGCCCATTTGAAGAAAGGATCTGTCAAAGTAAAGGTCGGCGATCAGGTGCAGACGGGAGATTTGCTCGGCTTATGCGGCAACTCTGGCAATTCAAGCGAACCCCATCTCCATTTCCAAGTGTCGAACGGCGTAGATTTATTCCAATCCGAGTCCATTCGAGTTCAATTTAGGAAGAGCGAAGACTATATACAAGGAACAACAATAAAGGCGCCGTAA
- a CDS encoding 5'-3' exonuclease, with the protein MALLFRAYYATAYGGYIRKTSTGIPTNAIYGFIRYFWDAVSKFDPTHIACCWDMGSKTFRTEQFSDYKANRGDAPEDLIPQFGLIREVMESFGIPNIGEAGYEADDCIGTIAKQYGSDMDIYILTGDHDMLQLVDERVHVIIMKKGHGNYMVYDPVTLMEERQLTPAQVIDVKGLMGDTSDNYPGVRGIGEKTAYKLVQQYESVEGILANLHELTKAVRTKIEADIDMLHLSRDLARIRCDVPLICSIDNCEFTLDRAQIERKFAELEMQSLNSLIGV; encoded by the coding sequence ATGGCTTTGTTATTCCGCGCTTATTATGCGACAGCATATGGCGGTTATATTCGCAAGACAAGCACCGGCATTCCAACGAATGCGATCTATGGATTCATCCGTTATTTCTGGGACGCGGTATCGAAGTTCGACCCGACGCATATTGCTTGCTGCTGGGATATGGGAAGCAAGACTTTTCGTACGGAACAATTCTCGGATTATAAAGCGAATCGCGGCGATGCGCCGGAAGATCTCATCCCGCAATTTGGACTCATTCGCGAAGTGATGGAGAGCTTCGGCATTCCGAACATCGGGGAAGCTGGATACGAGGCTGATGATTGCATTGGTACGATTGCGAAGCAATATGGATCCGATATGGATATTTATATTCTGACCGGCGATCATGACATGCTGCAATTGGTTGATGAGCGTGTCCATGTCATCATCATGAAGAAGGGCCACGGCAATTATATGGTTTACGATCCGGTAACACTCATGGAAGAACGTCAACTGACGCCAGCACAAGTCATCGATGTAAAAGGGTTGATGGGCGATACAAGCGACAACTATCCTGGTGTTCGCGGCATTGGGGAGAAGACAGCTTACAAGCTCGTTCAACAGTATGAATCCGTTGAAGGGATATTAGCGAACCTTCATGAACTCACCAAGGCCGTACGTACCAAAATTGAAGCGGACATCGACATGCTGCACTTATCACGCGATTTAGCGCGCATTCGTTGTGATGTGCCGCTCATCTGTTCGATAGACAACTGCGAATTCACCTTAGATCGTGCACAAATTGAACGCAAATTTGCAGAATTGGAAATGCAGAGCTTAAATTCATTGATCGGGGTGTAA
- a CDS encoding cob(I)yrinic acid a,c-diamide adenosyltransferase — MKIYTRSGDQGTTSVIGGRVPKDHIQVEAYGTIDELNCFVGQAISQLDGERFSDIRSILLQIQHELFDCGSDLAFANPDGKSFKVQSEMTTQLEQWIDHYEQENPKLTRFILPGGSSGSASLHVCRTVCRRAERLVVKLGSVADIHTEVRQYLNRLSDLFFVLARTANVRNGVPDVEYIRSAEVFRSEP; from the coding sequence ATGAAAATCTATACTCGTTCGGGGGATCAAGGAACGACTTCGGTGATCGGCGGACGCGTACCCAAAGATCATATTCAAGTCGAGGCGTATGGGACGATAGACGAGTTGAACTGCTTCGTGGGTCAAGCGATCAGCCAGTTAGACGGAGAGCGATTCTCGGATATCCGTTCGATCCTGCTGCAAATCCAACATGAGCTATTCGATTGTGGATCGGATCTTGCCTTCGCGAATCCAGATGGGAAGAGCTTCAAAGTCCAATCCGAGATGACGACGCAGCTCGAACAGTGGATTGATCATTATGAACAAGAGAATCCGAAGCTGACCCGATTCATCCTCCCAGGGGGAAGCAGCGGATCGGCCTCGCTTCATGTGTGTCGAACGGTATGCCGCCGTGCTGAACGGCTGGTTGTGAAGCTGGGAAGCGTCGCAGACATTCATACTGAAGTTCGCCAATATTTGAATCGATTATCGGATTTATTCTTCGTACTCGCCCGCACGGCAAATGTTCGGAACGGTGTTCCTGATGTTGAATATATTCGTAGTGCCGAGGTGTTCCGTTCCGAGCCATGA